In a single window of the Bradyrhizobium erythrophlei genome:
- a CDS encoding HNH endonuclease, translating into MACTFEIKNHDPAARRPSKGRCIYCGERHYREANDRKLGDEHVIAEALGGNLIIEEAACQQCERRINDFEQSILKTILYAPRVHLGIRRKRRKRGHDTIKVQGKVAGKDVEIFLPIKNIPVLLFLLRLGPPGILNNRPADVAEMEGAWVAHLTSGPPVPAGFEAFASPILDTYKFCQFLAKIAHCFAVDMLGDEFRPMLLDVIKEEARATRYDLIGGMRNDAVSENLHELTLSRYVGNGVDYALVSIRLFANLGAPTYLVVAGSIPPAAT; encoded by the coding sequence ATGGCCTGCACGTTTGAAATCAAAAATCACGATCCAGCAGCCAGGCGCCCCTCAAAGGGGCGATGCATTTATTGCGGTGAGCGTCATTACCGAGAAGCAAACGATCGAAAGCTTGGAGACGAACACGTCATCGCGGAAGCCTTGGGCGGGAACCTGATCATCGAAGAAGCCGCGTGTCAGCAATGCGAGCGCAGGATAAATGATTTCGAACAATCGATACTAAAAACGATACTTTATGCGCCGCGAGTCCATCTTGGGATCCGTCGAAAACGCAGAAAGCGCGGTCACGACACGATCAAGGTGCAGGGCAAGGTAGCCGGCAAGGACGTGGAGATTTTCCTACCCATCAAAAACATCCCGGTCCTGCTTTTCCTTTTGAGATTGGGGCCGCCCGGAATCTTGAACAACAGGCCGGCCGACGTTGCGGAGATGGAGGGTGCCTGGGTTGCGCATCTAACCTCGGGTCCGCCGGTGCCTGCAGGTTTTGAGGCTTTCGCCTCCCCGATTTTAGATACCTACAAATTCTGCCAATTTCTCGCGAAAATTGCGCACTGCTTTGCTGTTGACATGCTTGGCGATGAATTTAGGCCCATGCTCTTAGATGTGATCAAGGAAGAGGCTCGCGCTACGCGGTACGATCTGATCGGTGGAATGCGGAACGATGCGGTCTCGGAAAATCTCCATGAACTGACGCTCAGCCGGTATGTTGGCAACGGCGTTGACTACGCCCTTGTTAGCATCAGACTCTTTGCCAATCTCGGCGCTCCTACCTATTTGGTGGTGGCAGGATCGATTCCTCCTGCCGCTACTTAG
- a CDS encoding tyrosine-type recombinase/integrase: MFDRKSDGEAWLIETRHDVARGVHTPGSISPTVNEAGALWIKRCNEKKLEAMTIKGYEEHCALHIYPFIGAKKLSDLTVPAVNAFADQLRDAGRSSEMIKRVVRSLGAIFKEARRRGLSNVAPTIGLDLDLPERDDPRPVIPTKAELQAIITASTARKSRLWRALVLVAIFCGLRASELRGLRWVDVDFEARLINVTQRADASHKIGRLKSKLAYRSLRLSSLLLNALREWKLACPKGDLDLVFPNGIGKVESYANLIEHGFGPIQIAANVTKLVPVTDDAGKPVINNAGEPVMREAPRYGLHALRHACASLWIEQGHNPKQIQTLMGHSSIMVTFDTYGHLFVDSEADQRAADNVQAKLLGS; the protein is encoded by the coding sequence ATGTTCGACCGCAAATCCGATGGCGAGGCCTGGCTCATTGAAACGCGTCACGACGTTGCCCGTGGGGTTCACACCCCCGGCAGCATTTCGCCGACCGTCAATGAAGCCGGCGCGCTGTGGATCAAGCGCTGCAACGAAAAGAAGCTCGAGGCCATGACGATCAAGGGCTACGAGGAGCATTGCGCACTGCACATTTACCCGTTCATTGGCGCGAAGAAGCTGTCGGACCTGACGGTGCCGGCGGTCAACGCGTTCGCAGACCAACTCCGCGACGCTGGCCGGTCGTCCGAAATGATAAAGCGCGTCGTCCGGTCCCTCGGCGCGATCTTCAAAGAAGCCCGTCGGCGCGGGCTGTCCAACGTGGCCCCTACCATTGGCCTCGATTTGGATCTTCCCGAACGCGACGATCCCCGCCCCGTCATTCCGACAAAAGCCGAGCTCCAGGCAATCATTACGGCCTCCACCGCGCGAAAGAGCCGCCTTTGGCGCGCGCTGGTGCTGGTCGCCATCTTCTGCGGGTTGCGCGCCAGCGAGCTCCGCGGCCTGCGCTGGGTTGACGTCGATTTCGAGGCCCGCCTGATCAATGTCACCCAGCGCGCCGACGCATCGCATAAAATCGGCAGGCTCAAGTCCAAGCTAGCCTATCGGTCGCTGCGGCTTTCATCGCTGCTGCTCAACGCGCTGCGGGAGTGGAAACTGGCCTGCCCCAAGGGTGACCTTGATCTGGTTTTCCCCAACGGGATCGGCAAGGTCGAATCCTATGCCAACCTGATCGAGCACGGCTTTGGCCCTATTCAGATCGCAGCAAACGTCACCAAGCTCGTGCCGGTCACGGACGACGCCGGCAAACCTGTAATCAACAACGCTGGCGAACCCGTTATGCGGGAAGCCCCCCGATACGGGTTGCACGCCCTACGCCACGCCTGCGCTTCGCTGTGGATCGAGCAAGGGCACAACCCGAAGCAGATACAAACCCTCATGGGGCATTCGTCGATCATGGTGACCTTCGACACTTACGGCCACCTGTTCGTCGACAGCGAGGCGGACCAGCGCGCCGCTGACAACGTGCAAGCAAAGTTACTCGGTTCGTAG
- a CDS encoding helix-turn-helix domain-containing protein, with the protein MPSRHESKRDDRLVYDVPEAGALLGLSRNASYEAAKRGQLPTIKVGKLLKVPKAALMRLLEQAGITKGGTAS; encoded by the coding sequence ATGCCCAGCCGCCACGAAAGCAAACGAGATGATCGGCTTGTCTACGATGTGCCAGAGGCGGGCGCGCTGTTGGGCTTGAGCCGCAACGCTTCCTATGAGGCGGCCAAGAGGGGACAACTTCCTACCATCAAGGTAGGCAAACTGCTCAAGGTCCCCAAAGCGGCACTGATGAGGTTGCTTGAGCAGGCTGGGATCACGAAGGGGGGCACCGCATCATGA
- a CDS encoding DUF6074 family protein — protein MADIVPFPLARRRAFIDRHARLIAAMRPDAGQRHLERQLAFQFETLRRKNIDGGAIDREVSSLRAAIHAAIAHGMFKSGDFA, from the coding sequence GTGGCGGACATCGTACCGTTCCCCCTCGCGCGCAGGCGCGCTTTTATCGACCGGCATGCCCGGCTGATCGCCGCTATGAGGCCGGACGCCGGCCAGCGCCACCTTGAGCGGCAATTGGCTTTTCAATTTGAAACGCTGCGTAGAAAGAACATCGATGGCGGGGCCATCGACCGGGAGGTTTCCAGCCTGCGCGCGGCAATTCACGCGGCTATTGCGCACGGCATGTTCAAGTCGGGAGACTTTGCGTGA
- a CDS encoding DUF6074 family protein, whose translation MIFSAVRSGATVVPFPLARRKAFVDRHARLISTMRPEAGDRHLDRQLSIQAENLRRKGIPLETIEREVAALGAAIRAAMWQAAWMRGTAHERSPETQEAHGSIRPATD comes from the coding sequence ATGATCTTCAGCGCCGTGCGATCCGGCGCCACCGTCGTTCCATTCCCACTCGCACGCCGCAAGGCCTTCGTTGACCGTCACGCTCGACTGATCTCGACCATGCGGCCAGAGGCCGGGGATCGCCACCTGGACCGCCAACTCTCGATCCAAGCCGAAAACCTGCGCCGAAAAGGAATCCCCTTGGAGACCATCGAGCGCGAGGTCGCCGCGTTGGGAGCCGCGATTCGCGCGGCCATGTGGCAGGCGGCCTGGATGAGGGGGACTGCACATGAGCGGTCGCCAGAAACACAAGAAGCTCACGGGTCAATTCGCCCCGCGACCGATTGA
- a CDS encoding recombinase family protein, which translates to MADGKWVSYLRVSTGRQGKSGLGLEAQRQGVADFLNGGQWKLIKEFVEVESGKRADHHRPQLEAALATCRLHGAKLVIAKLDRLSRNAHFLLGLEKAGVDFVCADMPNANRLTVGIMAMVAEEEGRMISARTKAALAAARKRGTVLGGDRGRKPTAKMRKQSAAARQQAAAKRAADLSGTIAELRAGGATSLRALATKLNEIGIPTARGSGTWSAVQVQRVLERLEA; encoded by the coding sequence ATGGCGGACGGGAAGTGGGTTTCGTATCTCAGGGTCAGCACCGGCAGGCAAGGCAAGAGCGGCTTGGGCCTGGAAGCGCAGCGCCAAGGGGTCGCCGACTTCCTGAACGGCGGACAGTGGAAGCTGATCAAGGAATTCGTCGAAGTCGAAAGCGGCAAGCGCGCTGATCACCATCGCCCGCAGCTTGAAGCCGCACTCGCCACCTGCCGACTTCACGGGGCCAAGCTCGTGATCGCCAAGTTGGACAGGCTGAGCCGCAACGCCCATTTCCTGCTCGGTCTCGAAAAGGCTGGCGTTGACTTCGTCTGCGCCGACATGCCGAACGCCAACCGGCTCACGGTCGGCATCATGGCGATGGTGGCCGAGGAGGAGGGGCGCATGATCTCGGCCCGCACCAAGGCGGCGCTGGCTGCGGCCAGGAAGCGCGGCACGGTGTTAGGCGGGGATCGTGGGCGCAAGCCAACTGCGAAGATGCGCAAACAGTCTGCAGCGGCCCGCCAGCAGGCCGCTGCGAAGCGGGCGGCCGATCTCTCGGGGACCATCGCCGAGCTGCGGGCGGGCGGTGCTACGTCACTGCGGGCCCTTGCAACGAAGCTCAACGAGATCGGTATCCCAACCGCGCGCGGCAGCGGGACTTGGTCTGCGGTGCAGGTGCAGCGCGTGCTGGAGCGGCTGGAGGCCTGA
- a CDS encoding isochorismatase family protein, whose product MADQVSPYEQLTSENAALVLIDHQVGLMTGVRDYSTGELKHNVIALAKAAKALKLPIIVTTTARDSMWGPTFPELVAALPGVQIVDRSSVNAFDDARVARAIEATGRKKLIFAGISLEVCAAFPAITAVGKGYGAYVAVDASGTFSETKRQAGLLRMLQAGVIVSDYATLMVEILKDNARPEAGTVYDAMDMPWAKLVGQIAQAYGK is encoded by the coding sequence ATGGCAGACCAAGTCAGCCCTTATGAACAGCTTACGTCCGAAAATGCAGCGCTCGTCCTCATCGACCATCAAGTCGGTCTCATGACCGGGGTGCGCGACTATTCGACGGGAGAACTCAAGCACAACGTGATCGCGCTGGCCAAAGCCGCCAAGGCGTTGAAGCTGCCGATCATTGTCACCACGACCGCGCGCGACAGCATGTGGGGTCCGACCTTCCCGGAACTTGTGGCCGCACTGCCTGGTGTCCAGATCGTTGACCGCTCGTCGGTCAACGCGTTCGATGATGCAAGGGTCGCGCGCGCGATCGAAGCGACCGGCCGCAAGAAGCTGATCTTCGCCGGCATCTCGCTCGAAGTCTGCGCAGCGTTTCCGGCCATCACCGCGGTCGGCAAGGGATATGGCGCTTATGTCGCCGTCGATGCGTCCGGAACGTTTAGCGAGACCAAGCGCCAAGCCGGCCTCCTTCGCATGCTGCAGGCCGGAGTGATCGTCTCGGACTATGCGACCTTGATGGTCGAGATCCTGAAAGACAACGCACGCCCGGAGGCCGGCACCGTCTACGACGCGATGGACATGCCCTGGGCAAAACTGGTCGGGCAAATCGCGCAGGCTTACGGCAAGTGA